A portion of the Candidatus Bathyarchaeota archaeon genome contains these proteins:
- a CDS encoding DNA-directed RNA polymerase has product MFNILTLRDTIRIEPSKFGKPLEAAALEELKRKYEGLVDEDLGYVIKVIDLEVNPVGRIMPGDGGTHHQVLFTLLAFFPEMHEVVEGEVVEVADFGVFLRIGPVDALLHVSQLMDDFISYDEKQGVLRGKESGRAVTKGDILSVRIVAASFPSGRSSGKIGVTA; this is encoded by the coding sequence ATGTTCAACATTCTGACCCTCAGGGACACCATCCGAATAGAGCCTTCGAAGTTCGGGAAGCCCCTTGAGGCTGCAGCCCTAGAGGAGCTGAAGCGCAAGTATGAGGGGCTTGTAGATGAGGATCTAGGATATGTGATAAAGGTAATAGACCTCGAGGTGAACCCAGTGGGTAGGATAATGCCCGGGGATGGTGGAACTCATCACCAGGTTCTCTTCACCCTCCTAGCCTTTTTCCCTGAGATGCATGAGGTGGTGGAGGGGGAGGTGGTGGAGGTCGCAGACTTCGGGGTCTTCCTAAGGATAGGGCCGGTCGATGCTCTACTCCATGTATCGCAGCTTATGGACGACTTCATCTCCTACGATGAGAAGCAGGGGGTTCTTAGGGGTAAGGAGAGTGGGAGAGCAGTCACTAAGGGAGATATACTAAGCGTGAGGATAGTCGCAGCCTCCTTCCCAAGTGGAAGAAGCTCTGGGAAGATAGGGGTAACGGCCC